Below is a window of Aeromonas veronii DNA.
GGACATTAAATAATTAATCACCGCATATCCTCTCTTTCACTGTGAGCCAAATTAACATGAATGAAATCTTGGCTATACCGCTCATTTCACAATACTGATGCCCACCAATAAATGATCCATTGAATATATCTTTACTCATTCCATTGCATATTCCATACAGTCATCCACGGGACAACCTCCTGACTTGTCTCCCCACACCAGCACGGCCTGCACGGCCTGCACGGCACGATTTACCTGCATGTCGCTTGATGTCTGCTTGCATCTTGCCTGCGCTGCAGGACGATGATTGCTCCTGCCAGCCCACACAGTACAACCCCGCTTGGCCTCCCTGACGTTTAACACAGCTTAATAAAAAGATGCCGCCGAGGTATGCATATCAGTATGACCTCCCCCACTCTTTATTGTCTTGGATGCTGGTAAGTAAAATATCGCATTCACGGATATGTTTACGCATCATCGTGAATCTGCATTCAAATTAATGGTGAGAAGGTTGAAGGCTGCCTGCAACATAATGATCATATTTAACTCGCGGTGCAGTCGCTCACCCCGTTACAAATGTTACCACCCGCCTTCACTCTATTTACCTTAACGTCACCCTACGTAATTAACCAGAGCGAAAATATCCATCTATCGAAATCAGAACCTATCCTGTCTCGGCAAACTGCCAGACTGGTGCTGATGTTTCGACACGAAGCCATAGAGTGGAAAATTGCTCACGGCAGCATCTCCATCCCTTACGGTCTGGCTCGCGAGAACGAAATCTATCCGATGACCAATCTGGAGGGGCACCAGCATGAGCTGGCGCTGATTATCGAGCTCAGAACCAAGGAGCTGGCGGAAGCGAACCGGAAACTGGAAGCGCTCAGCAATACCGACGGGCTCACCAACATCGGCAACCGCCGTCTGTTCGACAACTCATTGCACCAGGCCTGGGAGCGCTGTATTCAGACAGAGATGCCGATTTGCGCTCATCATGCTCGACATCGATCATTTCAAGCAGTTCAACGACCTCTATGGCCACGTTGCCGGTGACGAGTGCCTTCGATTGCTGGCCCATACCCTGGCGCAATCAGGGCGCCGCTCGGGGGAGTGGGTAGCCCGCTACGGGGGAGAGGAATTTGTCATCCTGCTGCCACATGTCGAGCGTCAATCCGCCTATGAGATTGCCCAACATATCCAGCGGCTGATTTTTGCACTCGCGCAGCCACACGCACAAAATGCCACCGGTCTGGTGACCGTTAGCATGGGGGTTGCCTGCCTCAGACCATCGAGTCACCGGCAGGCATTACCACGCTAACGATTGGAAAAAGAAAAGACGCCCTCGGGCGTCTTTCTTATTAGTGGGTTTGGAGCCAACCGGTTGGACGCTCTACCCCCCTCCTAAATAACTGATCCCAATAGTGCTACATCTTCGCAGTGCCATAGCCATTCCCGGGGAAAGGAGACACTGTATTCATGAAGTGTTTCACTCGAGCCAGCAGGTTTGAAAGATCACGACAGCGTGGCACGAGCGGCCGCCAGCTGACGCTCGATATAAGCAAAATCGGGACGATCGGCAGGGAGTTCCGAGAGGCAGGCCGCTTTGAGCTGATGCAATCCATCAAGCGGTGAGCCTTGCGTATCGCAATGGGCCAACAGCTCCTCCAGCAAGCAACCAAAGGCGCGCACTTCCAGTCGCTCAAGGCCCACGGCCCGCTCGCGGTCGCTGCGGTTATACAAGGAAGCTGCACCAAAATCCCCCAGCAAGGCGCGAGCCGGCACGTCAGACCCCCGGACAAACAGAATATTGTGGCCGTAGAGATCCCCGTGCATGATGCCCGCACGGTGCAGATGGCCCGCCACCGAGGTGATGCCATGGGCCATCGCCAGCGCATCCGGCACACTCAGATGCAGCCCCTCGGGATAGATATCCCGGGTGCAGGAGTCCAGGCTCGGCGGCCCGGCCAGATTGGCAAAGGCCGGGTCGATCAGCTCCATCACCAGCGCCGGAATGCCGGAGGGGTGATCCGCCACCTTGCCCATCACCTTGATAAGGTTGGGATGGATGCCCGCCGCCAGCGATGCCGCCATCTCGCAGCGGGGCAGCCCGTCGCTGGTCACCGCCCCCTTGAACAGCTTGACCGCCACCTGACTGGCATCGGCTCTGCCGTTCGCCTGAGTCACTTCATCAGCAGGATTACCCACAAGGGTGGCGCGATGGATAACGCCAGATGCCCCCTGCCCCAGCAGCTCGCCCAGCGCCAGCGTCTCCCAGGCAAGGGGCGCGACATGGGCATCATCGATGGCCCGCACCTCCTCCCCTTCACTAAAGGGGTTGCCGGAGTAGGCAAGCCATGAAAGGCGCGGCAGCGAGAGCAGCCACTCGGGGAAGCGTTCCATGCGGTTGGCGGCGATGCGAAGCAGCTCAAGACGGCGGCAGTTGGTAAGGCTCGTCGGCAGCTCGCGCAGGCGGTTACCCGCCAGCATCAGCTTTTGCAGAGCGTCGCACTGGCCCAGCTGATCGGGCAACTGTTCCACCGCGTTGTCGGTCAGGATCAGCCAGCGCAATCCCGCAGGCAGCGCCTTGGCCGAGACGGTAGCAATCCGGTTGGCCTTAAAGCCCACCATGGTGAGTGCCGGACAGCGCCCCAACACCTCGGGCAGCTCGGTAAAGCGGTTCTCGGAGCAGAAGATAATGCGCAATTTGCCAAAACCGGCCAGCTCGTCGGGGAGCGCGCTCAGCTGGTTGCCGGTGAGATCCAGCACCTCCAGCGTCTCTTTCAGGCTCAAAATCTCGTGGGGGAAAACCGCGAGGTTTTCACAGAGCTTCAGATGGCGGGCACCGCACAGTTCACCCGCGCGCAGCTGTTCCAGAGTATGCATAACCGTTTCTCAATCCTGATGATCTGCCTGATGGCGTAGCCAGCCATCAGCGCGCGCCGAACCTGCATCCGGCTGTTTTAAAGGGGGGCATTATAAAGAATTCGGGGCGCAGATCGCCCCTTTTGTTGCTTTGCCGAGGCATGACACTCAGCAAAGCCACCCCAGCGGATTGACGAAACAGGTAGGGTGTAATTTCATTGCCCCCTACGGTACTGTAACGAGTAATCAATCATGACGTAGAACATTCAGCCGCCAGTTCATCAAGCACTGCGAATACTCCATCAAGATCATCACGATAGAAGGCTGTATAATTTGATGTAAAAACACATCTCTCGCTAGTATTTAACTTAAGTCCTCGGATCAGCTCGCGATTTTTAACCCAATAATTCCCCATCGCTATTGGATCTAAACCACCTGAAATTGTTTCTCTGGTTGCAATATAGCCATCGTCATCCCTACCCAAGAAAAAAGTACTGCTTAGGTGTGACAAACAGTGATCAAGGAATAATAATATATTTCTTTCATCGTTATCAGGATTGAAGCATATATCAAATACGTAGTTGTTCACTAACCGAGCTATTCCACCATTATCCCCACTCCCGCTCTCATCATAATACCCACAACCTACGCCTGAACCATCAGGAGGATTTGAGTTACTAAGTTGATATATAACGAATATTTTTACGACATTACGTGTAATAGCAACTCTTCGGGCGAGTGAGTTCTCTTCTGCTAATGTTGGGTCTTGTAATGCCTCTTCTATAAATTTATAGTAAGCCGAACCAAGATAAACATCCACTGGCACATCATTGACTTCTGAAAAGAAGTTTTTCTGTTGATCGATATAAGTCTGCTTGAAGAGAAAGAAGACCTCCTGTGATAATTTTCTCATTTCCATCAAAGCAAGATCTCTTACAAGCCCTGATGTAGGTGCATTATTATCTTGATGAACAATAAGTGCTTTTTGCAAATTATATAATTGGCCACCACGATCAGATGAGCACTCTAGCCTAAATATCATAAGGTCATACCAACCAAGAGCACCACGTTCAGAACTTATAAGCTTCCGCAGTATGCCATTACCTTGATAGCTATTTTCTCCAAATAATCGCCACGCAATCTCTATGACATTTTCAGAAGTATTTGATAGCCGCCGTCCAGACCCACTGCCCCAACCGACACTATCTAGCAATCGCAATAAAGAGTAAATTGAACGCTGACGCAAGCCCTGATCATTATTATTGAACATCCTGATTACCCATGATCAGCAGTCACCACGAACTATACTGATCTTACGTACAGTTACTGAGGTGCGAGATCATGGCCAAAAGCAAAGTCCAATTCCAGAAAGGCTACAGCCTGTTTGAGTTTTTCAAGGATTATGGCACTGAAACGCAGTGCGAAAACGCGCTGCTCGCTTGGCGTTTTCCACACGGTTTCGTCTGTCCTGAGTGCGCCAACAAGACCTGTTGTCGCCTGAAAAGTCGGCCACGCGTGCTGCAATGCAATCACTGCCGTCACCAGATGTCATTGACTGGTAACACTATTTTCGCAAACACCAGCTCCCTCTGACCAAGTGGTTTCTGGCAATGCACCTGTTATTGCAGACCAAAACAGGCTTGTCAGCGATGGAGCTAAAGCGCCAGTTGGGCGTCAAATATGACACCGCCTGGATGCTCAAGCACAAGCTGCTGCAAGCCATGAAAGAGTCCGATGACAAGCAGCCCATCAGCGGCATCATTCAGCTCGATGATGTCTACTGGGGTGGCGAGCGCCGTGGTGGCAAACGGGGTCGGGGCGCGGCAGGCAAGACGCCATTTGTGGCAGCAGTGGCCCTGAATAAGGAAGGGCATCCAATCAAGATGCGGATGACGGTGGTCGATGGTTTCAAAACCAAGTCCATTGCGGATTGGGCAAAACGGCATGTTGCCAGTGGTAGCGCGGTGATATCCGATGGATTGGCCTGTTTCAAAGCGGTCAAAGAGGCCAATTGTGAGCACCTGGGTGTTGTCACCGGGGGCAACCTTGATTTGCTGGATCATCCGGCATTCAACTGGGTAAACACGATGATAGGGAATGTGAAGAACTCGCTGCGGGGCAGTTGCCATACGCTCGGAGCGAAGCATTTACCGAGACATCTTGCTGAATACTGCTTCCGGTTTAATCATCGTTTTGACCTCAAGAGCATGTTGGTTGAATTGGGGCATGCAGTCGTGGCCAGCCCTCCGATGCCATATCGACTCTTGAAGCTGGCTGAGGATCATGGGTAATCAGGTTGAACATTGAGTAATGTGGTATGTACGCAATAAGCGTACTTATCGCATCTGCTGCCTGCGTGTTTGTGAGTTCATGAGATTGGTTGACTAAAACACGCCAAAATTGATCATGAGAATATTCTCCATTGGTCAACTCAAAATCCGGTAGTGTTAGTATTGACGTAATCAACGAACCATTTTTAACCCGTGCAACTGCTTTTTGGTAAAGAATAAATGTCTGTTGTGGTTCGGGTGTTGCAAACCGAACAATGAGTTTTAGATATGCCTCTAAATTTCTAAAGCCACTACTATTAAAACATGCTCTGGTTCGGCGTTCAGCTTCATCGATATCACTGCTAAAACCAATGTCCACATTACTCACATCAAATAACTGCGATAATAAAAATCGAGCAGACCTTGGCAAGGTCTCTTTCAATTCTGAAAAAGCACTTGAATTTATAAAGCCTTTGTTTTTGGGATCTTGCTGAACTGAAAATGAGCCACTTCTACCTTCAGTCTCTTCTACATAAATACGTCTAAACAAACCAGGATAATTAAGGTGTAACAATATAAGATTGATAAGATCCTTGTTATTGAAATCTGTTCTCCCCAAGTCTGTTTTCTCAATTTGAATTAAGATCATTGCATTAACGAATCGTTTTAACTTTCGTAAATTGCCAACCAAAGGCATATAGTCAGAAGCGAGAACACCATCAAAAATATCTGCAAGCTCATTAAGAATGGTGCCGAGCTTGAACATGGTATCAGAAGGAACGAGGCTAAGCTGTTCATTACTATCTTGCCAATTTCGCCGCAAAAAATTACTGAGACTAGAGCTATCTACGAACAGGCTTAACTTTACCGTTACAAACTTTTCTAAAAACTCGCGAGCTCTTTCACCTTCTTCATTATTCCCAGTAAGCACTTCGGTGTCATAGCAAAGAACATATGTTGCCTGAGACAGCTTGAAAGTTCTCCTCGTTGCAAATAAAACACTGTTTATTGTTTTCGCGTCCAGACGGTCTAGATCATCAATTACAATAATTACACGCCGATGGATACGGCGCAAAACCTCATCAATACCATCGAGAAGTTCATCGATCGTTTCCTGAGAAGGCTCTAGCGAAAGCTTGAACCCCAAGAATGAAACGTCTGCTTTTCCTTTGATGAGACGGGAATATCTCGAAGCGGCGGGCCTAAATTCTGGCGCAAATACCTTGTCTTGAATCACCGCAGATAAATCGCGAATTAGGCGATCAGCAAGGTCAGGTTCGGATGCATAACGTATCGGTTCGAATCGACAAACAAGAACTTTGTCAGCAGCATCTTCCCAATAACGCTCAACCAGATTAATAAAACTTGTTTTACCTACACCCCATGGACCATCAACCCCAAAGATCAACCCAGGATGAGAGTCAGATGCAAGCACAGTCTCAGCAAACGACTTAGCCTGAAGTTCGTTTGTCAGAAGATCGTCCATTTTATCATCAATTTCTTCATCTGCTATGAAATAGAGCTGTGAAGTCTGTTTTTTAGAACGTGTTCTACTTTGCAAAATTGGTGATAGAAACATAACACAGAAAAAAATGAGAATAGCAGGAGCCCAATGTGGATCAGCAGATTT
It encodes the following:
- a CDS encoding GGDEF domain-containing protein yields the protein MLDIDHFKQFNDLYGHVAGDECLRLLAHTLAQSGRRSGEWVARYGGEEFVILLPHVERQSAYEIAQHIQRLIFALAQPHAQNATGLVTVSMGVACLRPSSHRQALPR
- a CDS encoding KAP family NTPase produces the protein MASKPSAMKMPELLVFARMLFIGFVGAEFARLFFLLGTSFALQIVDVSLYLKAIGIITGLGICLLYAVKRNAHLAVMRIVRSYRIDLLAGVVIGAWSSILASPWLEKLHAAFKSADPHWAPAILIFFCVMFLSPILQSRTRSKKQTSQLYFIADEEIDDKMDDLLTNELQAKSFAETVLASDSHPGLIFGVDGPWGVGKTSFINLVERYWEDAADKVLVCRFEPIRYASEPDLADRLIRDLSAVIQDKVFAPEFRPAASRYSRLIKGKADVSFLGFKLSLEPSQETIDELLDGIDEVLRRIHRRVIIVIDDLDRLDAKTINSVLFATRRTFKLSQATYVLCYDTEVLTGNNEEGERAREFLEKFVTVKLSLFVDSSSLSNFLRRNWQDSNEQLSLVPSDTMFKLGTILNELADIFDGVLASDYMPLVGNLRKLKRFVNAMILIQIEKTDLGRTDFNNKDLINLILLHLNYPGLFRRIYVEETEGRSGSFSVQQDPKNKGFINSSAFSELKETLPRSARFLLSQLFDVSNVDIGFSSDIDEAERRTRACFNSSGFRNLEAYLKLIVRFATPEPQQTFILYQKAVARVKNGSLITSILTLPDFELTNGEYSHDQFWRVLVNQSHELTNTQAADAISTLIAYIPHYSMFNLITHDPQPASRVDMASEGWPRLHAPIQPTCS
- a CDS encoding leucine-rich repeat-containing serine/threonine-protein kinase; this translates as MHTLEQLRAGELCGARHLKLCENLAVFPHEILSLKETLEVLDLTGNQLSALPDELAGFGKLRIIFCSENRFTELPEVLGRCPALTMVGFKANRIATVSAKALPAGLRWLILTDNAVEQLPDQLGQCDALQKLMLAGNRLRELPTSLTNCRRLELLRIAANRMERFPEWLLSLPRLSWLAYSGNPFSEGEEVRAIDDAHVAPLAWETLALGELLGQGASGVIHRATLVGNPADEVTQANGRADASQVAVKLFKGAVTSDGLPRCEMAASLAAGIHPNLIKVMGKVADHPSGIPALVMELIDPAFANLAGPPSLDSCTRDIYPEGLHLSVPDALAMAHGITSVAGHLHRAGIMHGDLYGHNILFVRGSDVPARALLGDFGAASLYNRSDRERAVGLERLEVRAFGCLLEELLAHCDTQGSPLDGLHQLKAACLSELPADRPDFAYIERQLAAARATLS